The Kribbella jejuensis genome segment CGCCTCTGGGTAGGCCGCTTGAAGGTCTGCTGTGTGGGCCCAGTGGGTGGTGGCTCGGCGGCCGTCGAGCAGTCCGGCCGCGCCGAGGACGAAGGCGCCCGTGCAGAGGGAGGCGATGCGCGCCCCAGAACTGTGGGCTGAACGGACGGCGTCTACCAGTTCGGGAGGTGGAGGCTGGTCGGGGTCGGCCAGGGCGGGGACCAGGACCGTGTCGGCGGCGGACAGGTGGTCCAGCGTGTGCGACGGATTGACTGCGAACGGGCCGACTTGAGTGGGGCCGTCGCCGCAGAGGCGTACGTCGTACCACTCGTCGACTCCGACGGGTGGGTTGCCGAAAATCTCGTAGGCGATGCCCAGCTCGAAGTGCAGCAGGTGGCCGGCCGTTGCCAGCGCGACGGTGTGCATGTCCGAAAGTGTACGGACAGCGTCGTTCCGGCCGCTCACACTCGGAGCGGCCGACGCCGCAGACTCGACGGCATGAACGCGATCGTGGTGTACGGCGCCACCGGTCACACCGGCCGGTTCGTCGTCGAGGAACTCCTCCGTCAGAACCTTCCAGCCGCCGTCTCCGGCCGCAACGGGCTCGCTCTCGCCGAACAATGGGGCGGCCTCGACGTACGGCCTGCCGCCGTCGACGATCCGCACGCTCTCGACCGGGCACTGAAGAACGCGGCCGCGGTCGTCAACTGTGCGGGTCCGTTCGCGACGACGGCCGAACCGCTGATCCAGGCCGCCGCGCGGCAACGGATTCCGTACGTCGACGTCGCCGCCGAGATCGAGGCGAACGCAGCCACCCTCGCCCGGCAGAGCACCACGCCGGTCGTCCCCGCGATGGCCTTCTTCGGTGCCCTGGGTGACCTCCTCACCACTGCGATTGTCGATCAGCCCGCGCCGGTGCACGTCGCCTACGGCTTGAGTAGTTGGCATCCGACCCCCGGCACGCGCGTCGCGGGGAAGGTGTCGCACGATCGGCGGGCCGGGCGGCGGGTGCGGTACGCCGACGGGCGATTGCAGTACCACGACGACTCGCCGGTACAGCAAAACTGGACGTTCCCCGAGCCGCTCGGGACGCGCCGGGTGATCGCGGAGTTCAGCATGGCCGACATCGTCACGATCCCGAGCCACCTCGCCGTACCCGAGGTCCGCACCTACATGTCCGTCGAGGCCGCCGGCGACCTGGCGGACGCGGACACCCCGCCGCCACCGCGCGACTCCGACCAGACCTTCGTCGTCGACGTACGGGTAGGGGATGCACGTGCGTCGGCCGCCGGGCAGGACATCTACGCCATCACGGCCCCGCTCGCGGTCGGCGCTGTCCGGCGGATCCTGGCCGGCGAGACCCGCGCGACCGGCGTGGCCTCAGCGGGGGCGATGTTCGACGCCGTCGAGTTCCTCAAGGAGTTACCACTCACGGTCGACCTACCCTGAATCTGAGCAGGTCCAGCCTTCTTATCAGGTTCCGTGACATAGCCTGGGGGTGTGGAGGGGGAACCGCTGGGGCGGCGGTCCGTGGGGATCGTGATCGCCGCATTGTTGCCGTGGGCATGGTTCGTGCTGCGTGACCGGCTCGGTGTAGTCACCGACGTGGTCGCGATCGTGCTGCCGATGCTCGCACTGGTCGTTGCGGTCGGCGTCGGCGCGTACGGCCTGATCGGCCGGCGCCGCCGGGCCGCGATCGCGTTCGCGGTGTCGACGCTGCTGGTCGGGGTCGTCGCGACCTTCGGTCCGTGGATCCCGCACGGCTCCGGCACGGTCGACCCCAGTCGCGCCGTCCGGTTCGCGGCGGCGAACATCGGGATCGGCGAGCTCGAGGGCGCGGACACGCTGCTCGGGCTGAAGGCCGACGTACTGGTGGTGTCCGAGATCGGCGAGCCGCTGACGAACCGGTTGGCGCAGTCGTACCCGAATCA includes the following:
- a CDS encoding saccharopine dehydrogenase NADP-binding domain-containing protein, whose amino-acid sequence is MNAIVVYGATGHTGRFVVEELLRQNLPAAVSGRNGLALAEQWGGLDVRPAAVDDPHALDRALKNAAAVVNCAGPFATTAEPLIQAAARQRIPYVDVAAEIEANAATLARQSTTPVVPAMAFFGALGDLLTTAIVDQPAPVHVAYGLSSWHPTPGTRVAGKVSHDRRAGRRVRYADGRLQYHDDSPVQQNWTFPEPLGTRRVIAEFSMADIVTIPSHLAVPEVRTYMSVEAAGDLADADTPPPPRDSDQTFVVDVRVGDARASAAGQDIYAITAPLAVGAVRRILAGETRATGVASAGAMFDAVEFLKELPLTVDLP